The genomic window AGATCGTACTGCGCCTCCCGGAGCGGCTTGCCGGTCGCGAGGTGGGCCGCCACCGTCAGGACGTTGACCGCGCTGGTCAGCCCCATGTGGGGGAGCAGGACCTTCTTCCGGTACTTCGCCTCCCACAGCTCCGCCCAGGTCGGCACGCCGCCCGGCAGGGCCTTGCTGTTGTAGGCGATCGCCCCCCGGGGCGTCTTGTAGTTGATCCACAGGCCGTCCTTGCGGATGGCTTGGGGCAGGATCTTCGACAGCATCGGCACGTCGGCCGGGCTGACCCGGGCGATCAGGTCCTCCTCGGCGGCCCGCAGCATGATGTCCTCGTCCATGAGGACCACCGAGAGCTTCGGCGCCTGCCGGTTCGTCTCCAGCTTCTGCAGGTTGATGAGCGACCGCGAGCCCTCGTACAGGACCTTGCAGTTGTGCTTCTTCTCGAAGGACGGGATCACCTCGTCGCGCAGCACATTGGCCATGCCGCCGGGCCCGCCGACCACGATCTCCCGGCCCTGCGCGCGAACGAGCGCGGGCGCGCCCACGGCGGCGCCGGCGAGCGCGGCACCGGTCGTGGCGAGAAACTGACGACGCGACAGCCCGGCAGTGGATTCCATGGTCACGCTCCCCTCGAGAGAACCGTCCCTCGCACGCGGAAAGATGCCAGCCTCGACCGGCCGATAATCTAACACGCCCGGTTATGCTTCGGAAAGGGCACCCCGGCGCCTTCACCGCACCGTCCGGTGCTCACCCGGTCGCTCTCGCCAACCAGGCGCGTACCGCCCGCGCGAAGTCGGCGAAGCGTGTGGGCGCCGTCGCCAGGTATTCGGCCACCCGGTCGGGGTCCACCCGCAGGTAGCCATGCACCAGGACGTTGCGGAAGCCGCCGAGCCCCTTCAGCCGATCGCGAAGCGCCGGCTCGAGGACGCCGTGAGCCCCGAGCTGGGCGATGATGTCTTCGTAGTCCTGCGCGCTCACGCCGAAGTGGCCGCTCAGGATGTGATTCCCCACGTCGAAGACGACCTCGGCGGCGAGCTGCAGGCCCCGCTCGACTGCCCAGGCATCGCGGAAATTGGTGCGGACGGCCACGGGATCGAGCCTCCCCAGCTCCTCCAGCCGTGAGATCACCTCCTCGAGCTTCAGGAGTCGCTCGCGGATCGCCTCCGGTCTAAGAACCACGCGGGCGCTCCGTGAGACGCTCGCCGGCCAGCCGCCACTGCTGCTCGCGATACGGCATGAAGTCCCAGTACCGGGCGCGGGTCCGGGTGACGAAGTCTGCCTCTATGTCGGCGCTTCTCGCGTACAGGCACCGGCCGCTCTCTACCACCTCATGCGCCAACACGACGGAGGCGTCGTTGAGCGAGACGAGGTCGATCGCCGCGCCGGTCGCGAGCGCCAGATCCGCCTGCCGCTTGGTCAACTCGTCGAGGGAGAGCGCCGGATCGGTCAGTACGGCCAGATCGATGTCGCGCACGACGCGCCGATCCGGGTCCATCGCCGAGCCGAACAGGTAGACGAGCTGGACTCGCGGGTCCTCGCTCAAATGGGCCGCGGCTCGCTCGGCACACCGGCGGGCGTCATTCGGCGACAGGTTCGCTCTTGGCTCCATGACGTTCAGCGTATCATCGGCCCGTTCCGGCTCCGTCACCCGTGGGGCCCGGCGACGGCCGCCGGAGGTAGCCCCCGCGGGCCGGGCCGAGGATCGTCCCCCGATCGTAGACGAGGCGACCGCGCAGGAACGTGGCCCGCACCTGGCCGGTCAGCTCCTGGCCCTCGAAGGGCGTATAGCCCTGGGCCGACGCCGACTCGGACGCCCGGACCGTGAAAGTCCGGGTCGGGTCCAGGAGGGCGAGGTCCGCGTCGTACCCGACGGCGATGTCGCCCTTGGTCCCCAGACCGAATCGCCGGGCCGGATTCCAGCAGAGGAGCTCCGCCATGCGGGAATAGGCCAGGCCGCGCTTCGATCCTTCACTGAAGACGCCCGGGAGCAGGTACTCGGTCCCGCCGAAGCCCGCCCTGGCGAGCCAGATGTCGTCGGGGCGTTCTGCCGCGACCTTGAGCTCCCGGGCGCAGCAGGCGTGGTCGCTGACGATCCAGTCGACCTGGCCGTCGAGCACGGCCCGCCAGAGAAACTCCACGTCCGCGCGCGAGCGGATGGGGGGGTTCACCTTGGCGTAGGCGCCGGCCGGCGCGTCCTCGTCGAGCAGGAGGTGGCCGACCGTGACCTCGCGACGGAACTCGATGGGAGGGAAGACCGCCTGCATCGTCAGCGCCGCCTCCAGGGCCTTGCGGGAGGAAAGATGGAGCAGGTTCACGTTGACGCAGCCGGCTTCCTGGGCGAGGTAGGCGGCGATCCAGACCGCGAGACCCTCGGCGTGCGGGGGCCGGGCGGCGCTGTAGGCGCGGAGGCCCGTCAGCGCGCGATCCCGCTGGACGATGCGGGTGTAGGCATTCAGGATCTCGGCCACCTCGCAGTGGAGGCTCACGCTGACGTGGTCGGCCAGACGGGGATGCGCCGCGCGGATCCGGGCCGCGGCCCGCATGACGAACTCGAAGTGGGCCAGGTCGTAGCTGTCCCCGTCGTCGAGCATCAGGAAGC from Candidatus Methylomirabilota bacterium includes these protein-coding regions:
- a CDS encoding extracellular solute-binding protein is translated as MESTAGLSRRQFLATTGAALAGAAVGAPALVRAQGREIVVGGPGGMANVLRDEVIPSFEKKHNCKVLYEGSRSLINLQKLETNRQAPKLSVVLMDEDIMLRAAEEDLIARVSPADVPMLSKILPQAIRKDGLWINYKTPRGAIAYNSKALPGGVPTWAELWEAKYRKKVLLPHMGLTSAVNVLTVAAHLATGKPLREAQYDL
- a CDS encoding DUF86 domain-containing protein codes for the protein MVLRPEAIRERLLKLEEVISRLEELGRLDPVAVRTNFRDAWAVERGLQLAAEVVFDVGNHILSGHFGVSAQDYEDIIAQLGAHGVLEPALRDRLKGLGGFRNVLVHGYLRVDPDRVAEYLATAPTRFADFARAVRAWLARATG
- a CDS encoding dihydroorotase family protein — translated: MTAEPALDLVIKNVRAVRPRRPAVERLDLGVKDGRYARIAPEIPATDAREVFDARELLGFPGVVDAHTHVGIYAPLAEDAVTESKAAARGGVTTMLTYVRTGQYYLNRGGPYADVFPEVLRLSEGRYWTDYGYHVAPIQAAHIEEMEPLLTGHGVSSFKIFMFYGGYGLHGAADREAQRRFLMLDDGDSYDLAHFEFVMRAAARIRAAHPRLADHVSVSLHCEVAEILNAYTRIVQRDRALTGLRAYSAARPPHAEGLAVWIAAYLAQEAGCVNVNLLHLSSRKALEAALTMQAVFPPIEFRREVTVGHLLLDEDAPAGAYAKVNPPIRSRADVEFLWRAVLDGQVDWIVSDHACCARELKVAAERPDDIWLARAGFGGTEYLLPGVFSEGSKRGLAYSRMAELLCWNPARRFGLGTKGDIAVGYDADLALLDPTRTFTVRASESASAQGYTPFEGQELTGQVRATFLRGRLVYDRGTILGPARGGYLRRPSPGPTGDGAGTGR
- a CDS encoding nucleotidyltransferase domain-containing protein, which translates into the protein MTEPERADDTLNVMEPRANLSPNDARRCAERAAAHLSEDPRVQLVYLFGSAMDPDRRVVRDIDLAVLTDPALSLDELTKRQADLALATGAAIDLVSLNDASVVLAHEVVESGRCLYARSADIEADFVTRTRARYWDFMPYREQQWRLAGERLTERPRGS